The proteins below come from a single Crossiella sp. CA-258035 genomic window:
- a CDS encoding polysaccharide lyase family 8 super-sandwich domain-containing protein produces MSFPLSRRQLLLATGALAAVPLGAASTATEFDTLRQRWANALTGGAINPADPVFRTALSTLDNQARRHRDTMTGSLWPDLPLGSSSANLTASFTRLRLMALAHATPGTSVTGDPQLAAQIVNGMSVLGGTYRAGQRQYGNWWDWEIGSPQALLDLCVLLAVPATQLAAHLAAVDHFVPTPYRMMPARKVSTGANRADLALVVALRGILGGKAEALAVARDSLSDLFPYTRTGDGMYADGSFVQHDTVPYTGTYGHVILNRLAQLFLLLAGSSWDVTDPLRANVHASVPAAYAPMVFRGRVFDFVRGRAISRTGERDADDGLYFAWDLLLLANSGHPELRSLAKTWLLANTARPVSAHGTVAQIALAAPVLADASIPVRPEPVGHQQFPSMDRVVHRGPGWALAIALNSARMNRFESMNGENLRGWHTTEGMTYLYTTARPGDFTDEFWPTVDPYRLPGTTISATRLADGAGAASLPSTTWAGGASLSGKHGAVGLDLQAHQNTVTAKKSWFCLGEVVLALGAGITGVDRVETVLENRNGAPELTTGGPPERTGWLAIDGVGGIVFPTPTAVHTLREQRTGRWRDISTTGPATAITRPYLTLWLDHGVNPTGASYAYLLLPGASADTTKAYAASPEARVLANTAAVQAVTDRRTGITAANFFTAGTAAGITVDGPASVLAQDQGGALTLAVADPTRAAATRLVELARNGFRLAEPAPGCTLLSSAPTVKLLVETGGTLGATRTIRLTRGTQPARRAEFRTAEADTYVRDGAHANTNYDNESSLVIKRVASGAGYTRQALLRFALPSGRIDRAVLWVKGRVEDSGGTQTGVRAYGISPDWDPATVTWNTRPALGPAAGTATACTATDWLAFDVTALVSGGKLAVALYQDEPGLAVVTNGPATLQVVLGNQLDLG; encoded by the coding sequence ATGTCTTTCCCCCTGTCCCGCCGCCAGCTCCTGCTCGCCACCGGCGCCCTCGCCGCCGTGCCACTGGGCGCGGCCTCGACTGCCACCGAGTTCGACACCCTGCGCCAGCGCTGGGCGAACGCCCTCACCGGCGGCGCGATCAACCCGGCCGACCCGGTCTTCCGCACCGCACTGTCCACTTTGGACAACCAGGCCCGGCGGCACCGGGACACCATGACCGGCTCGCTGTGGCCGGACCTGCCGCTGGGCTCCTCCTCGGCCAACCTGACCGCCAGCTTCACCCGCCTCCGCCTGATGGCCCTGGCGCACGCCACCCCAGGCACCTCGGTGACCGGCGATCCGCAGCTGGCCGCCCAGATCGTCAACGGGATGTCCGTGCTCGGCGGCACCTACCGGGCCGGGCAGCGGCAGTACGGCAACTGGTGGGACTGGGAAATCGGCTCCCCGCAAGCACTCCTGGACCTCTGTGTGCTGCTGGCGGTCCCGGCCACCCAGCTCGCCGCGCACCTGGCTGCCGTCGACCACTTCGTGCCCACGCCCTACCGGATGATGCCCGCCAGGAAGGTCTCCACCGGCGCGAACCGCGCGGACCTGGCCCTGGTGGTCGCCCTGCGCGGCATCCTCGGCGGCAAGGCCGAGGCGCTGGCCGTGGCCAGGGACAGCCTGTCCGACCTGTTCCCCTACACCCGCACCGGCGACGGGATGTACGCCGACGGCTCGTTCGTCCAGCACGACACCGTGCCCTACACCGGCACCTACGGCCACGTCATCCTCAACCGGCTGGCCCAGCTGTTCCTGCTGCTGGCCGGATCCAGCTGGGACGTCACCGATCCGTTGCGCGCCAACGTCCACGCCTCGGTCCCGGCGGCCTACGCGCCGATGGTCTTCCGCGGCCGGGTCTTCGACTTCGTGCGCGGCCGGGCCATCTCCCGCACCGGCGAACGCGACGCCGACGACGGCCTGTACTTCGCCTGGGACCTGTTGCTGCTGGCCAACTCCGGCCACCCCGAGCTGCGTTCGCTGGCCAAGACCTGGCTGCTGGCCAACACCGCCCGGCCGGTCAGCGCGCACGGCACGGTCGCCCAGATCGCCCTGGCCGCACCGGTGCTGGCCGATGCGAGCATCCCGGTGCGGCCGGAACCGGTGGGGCACCAGCAGTTCCCCAGCATGGACCGGGTGGTGCACCGCGGCCCCGGCTGGGCGCTGGCCATCGCGCTGAACTCGGCCAGGATGAACCGGTTCGAGTCGATGAACGGGGAGAACCTGCGCGGCTGGCACACCACCGAGGGCATGACCTACCTGTACACCACGGCCCGGCCCGGCGACTTCACCGACGAGTTCTGGCCCACCGTCGACCCCTATCGCCTGCCCGGCACCACGATCAGCGCCACTCGGCTCGCCGACGGCGCGGGCGCGGCCTCCCTGCCCAGCACCACCTGGGCCGGTGGCGCGTCCCTGTCCGGCAAGCACGGTGCCGTGGGCCTGGACCTCCAGGCGCACCAGAACACCGTGACCGCCAAGAAGTCCTGGTTCTGCCTCGGCGAGGTGGTCCTCGCGCTCGGCGCGGGCATCACGGGCGTGGACCGGGTGGAAACCGTGCTGGAGAACCGCAACGGCGCACCCGAGCTCACCACCGGCGGCCCGCCCGAGCGCACCGGCTGGCTGGCCATCGATGGCGTCGGCGGCATCGTCTTCCCCACCCCGACCGCCGTGCACACCCTGCGCGAGCAGCGCACCGGGCGCTGGCGCGACATCAGCACCACCGGACCGGCCACCGCGATCACCCGCCCCTACCTGACGCTGTGGCTGGACCACGGCGTCAACCCCACCGGAGCCTCCTATGCCTACCTTCTGCTGCCCGGCGCGTCCGCCGACACCACCAAGGCCTACGCCGCCAGTCCTGAAGCCAGGGTGCTGGCGAACACCGCGGCCGTGCAGGCAGTGACCGACCGCCGCACCGGCATCACCGCGGCCAACTTCTTCACCGCCGGGACCGCCGCCGGGATCACCGTGGACGGCCCCGCTTCCGTGCTGGCCCAAGACCAGGGCGGCGCGCTCACCCTCGCGGTCGCCGACCCGACCAGGGCCGCCGCGACCCGGCTGGTTGAGCTGGCCCGCAACGGTTTCCGGCTCGCCGAACCCGCGCCCGGCTGCACCCTGCTCAGCTCCGCCCCCACGGTCAAGCTGCTCGTCGAGACCGGCGGAACCCTCGGCGCGACCAGGACGATCCGCCTCACCCGCGGCACCCAGCCGGCCCGCCGCGCCGAGTTCCGGACGGCCGAGGCCGACACCTACGTCCGCGACGGCGCCCACGCGAACACCAACTACGACAACGAATCAAGCCTGGTGATCAAGCGCGTCGCCAGTGGCGCGGGCTACACCCGCCAGGCCCTGCTGCGCTTCGCCCTGCCCAGTGGCCGGATCGACCGCGCGGTGCTGTGGGTCAAGGGCCGGGTCGAGGACTCCGGCGGCACCCAGACCGGCGTGCGCGCCTACGGCATCAGCCCGGACTGGGACCCGGCCACGGTCACCTGGAACACCAGGCCCGCTCTCGGCCCCGCCGCGGGCACGGCGACCGCCTGCACCGCCACCGACTGGCTCGCCTTCGACGTGACCGCGCTGGTGTCCGGCGGCAAGCTGGCGGTCGCGCTGTACCAGGACGAGCCCGGCCTCGCCGTGGTCACCAACGGCCCGGCGACCCTCCAGGTGGTGCTCGGAAACCAGCTGGACCTGGGTTGA
- a CDS encoding DIP1984 family protein, which translates to MGGEMKLAEALALRAEASKRIEQLRSRIVANARYQEGETPSEDATALLAEADLALTELEDLIRRINRTNAATRLGEGTLTDALARRDVLRLRHKVLTSAADAAAGRGNDYRQLRSELRQLSALPVTELRAEADRVAAELRQVDVGIQRANWEVDLLG; encoded by the coding sequence ATGGGTGGGGAGATGAAGCTGGCCGAGGCGCTGGCCCTGCGCGCCGAGGCGAGCAAGCGGATCGAGCAGCTGCGCTCGCGCATCGTGGCGAACGCGCGCTACCAGGAGGGCGAGACGCCCAGCGAGGACGCCACCGCCCTGCTCGCCGAGGCCGATCTCGCGCTGACCGAGCTGGAGGACCTGATCCGCCGGATCAACCGCACCAACGCGGCCACCCGGCTCGGCGAGGGCACCCTGACCGACGCGCTGGCCCGCCGCGACGTGCTGCGCCTGCGGCACAAGGTGCTCACCTCGGCCGCCGACGCCGCCGCCGGGCGGGGCAACGACTACCGCCAGCTCCGCTCCGAGCTGCGCCAGCTGTCCGCCCTGCCGGTGACCGAGCTGCGCGCCGAGGCCGACCGGGTGGCCGCCGAGCTGCGCCAGGTCGACGTCGGCATCCAGCGCGCCAACTGGGAGGTCGACCTGCTCGGCTGA
- a CDS encoding BTAD domain-containing putative transcriptional regulator: MPADTLIEDIWGTEPAGNANTLHALVHRLRRALPTAVIESLPMGYRLALPAGQVDAHRFEELAAQGRRELAADRHEHAAATLAEALGLWHGAAFADVRAPFAETAAVRLAELRVTATEDRFEDQGVQLVEAHALSSVRRSAAAVGRSRTAHRPQWTRRTGASGSAPRSATRGSSAAARRSCPAWPAARRTASPPVRRGCR, translated from the coding sequence GTGCCCGCCGACACCCTCATCGAGGACATCTGGGGCACCGAACCCGCGGGCAACGCGAACACCCTGCACGCGCTGGTGCACCGACTGCGCCGGGCCCTGCCGACGGCGGTGATCGAGTCGCTGCCGATGGGCTACCGCCTCGCCCTGCCCGCCGGCCAGGTGGACGCGCACCGCTTCGAAGAGCTTGCCGCACAAGGCAGGCGCGAACTCGCGGCGGACCGGCACGAACACGCGGCGGCGACACTGGCGGAGGCGCTCGGGCTGTGGCACGGGGCCGCGTTCGCCGACGTGCGCGCACCCTTCGCCGAGACCGCCGCCGTGCGGCTGGCCGAGCTGCGGGTGACCGCCACCGAGGACCGCTTCGAGGATCAGGGTGTGCAGCTCGTCGAGGCACATGCTCTCAGTAGCGTACGTCGCTCTGCAGCAGCGGTGGGTAGATCCCGGACGGCGCACCGTCCACAGTGGACCCGGCGAACTGGAGCATCCGGCTCAGCTCCCCGTTCAGCGACGCGGGGTAGTTCAGCCGCGGCGCGGAGATCTTGTCCAGCCTGGCCAGCTGCTCGGCGGACGGCGTCACCTCCAGTCCGGCGAGGTTGTCGGTGA
- a CDS encoding aldo/keto reductase: MVRLSTCFHDRLGSSVGFAARAPVPSCTPVPVCSVDIPSTSAIDSLRRGLPAQRAGNPAIRGRPPSPQTERIGQASARILLSPLARLLAATPGRRDRVVLASKFFFNFHPGDPNGDGAGRDSITPQLEQTLRRLRTNHLDLYWLHNWDRSTPIEETMRTLDDLVRAGKIRYLGFSNTPAWVTAQAQTMAQLRGWTPPIALQVEYSLLARTVEGELAPLAQDHDMALVPWSPMENGFSPASTGAARRSPTPRGVPTSVVPAKRSSPSSRR, translated from the coding sequence ATGGTGCGCCTGAGCACCTGCTTCCACGACCGCTTGGGCAGCTCGGTCGGCTTCGCCGCCCGCGCCCCGGTTCCCTCCTGCACCCCGGTTCCCGTCTGCTCCGTCGACATCCCGTCCACCTCCGCCATCGACTCGCTCAGGCGGGGCCTACCCGCTCAGCGCGCGGGCAATCCCGCCATCCGCGGGCGGCCTCCTTCGCCGCAGACGGAGAGGATTGGGCAAGCCAGCGCCCGGATCTTGCTATCGCCGCTGGCCCGGCTCCTCGCCGCCACCCCCGGCAGGCGGGACCGCGTGGTGCTGGCCTCGAAGTTCTTCTTCAACTTCCACCCCGGCGACCCCAACGGCGACGGCGCGGGCCGCGACTCGATCACCCCCCAGCTGGAGCAGACCCTGCGCCGCCTGCGCACCAACCACCTGGACTTGTACTGGCTGCACAACTGGGACCGGTCCACCCCGATCGAGGAGACCATGCGCACGCTGGACGACTTGGTCCGCGCGGGCAAGATCCGCTACCTCGGCTTCTCCAACACCCCCGCCTGGGTCACCGCGCAGGCGCAGACCATGGCGCAGCTCAGGGGCTGGACGCCGCCGATCGCGTTGCAGGTGGAGTACTCGCTGCTGGCCCGCACGGTGGAGGGCGAGCTCGCGCCACTGGCCCAGGACCATGACATGGCGCTGGTGCCGTGGAGCCCGATGGAGAACGGCTTCTCTCCGGCAAGTACCGGCGCGGCGCGCAGGTCGCCGACTCCGCGCGGAGTGCCTACGTCGGTGGTCCCAGCGAAGCGGAGTTCACCGTCATCGAGGCGGTGA
- a CDS encoding YihY/virulence factor BrkB family protein gives MSTEQTGTGVQEGTGARAAKPTELPKRSWKQVLRRTIAGFSKDNLSDWAAALTYYSVLSLFPGLLVLTAVLGLLGPSATQTLIDNINTVVPGQGKDILVNAIGELQRSQASGLLAIVGLAGALWSASGYIAAFMRASNAIYEMPEGRPLWKTAPLRLGLTLAVVVVLALCAAGVVATGALAEGIGQLLGVGSTGVLVWDIAKWPIIAALVALVFALLYWAAPNVRQPRFRWLSPGGALAVLLWVLASAGFALYVANFGSYNKTYGALAGVIVFLVWLWITNLAVLLGAELDAELARGKRIADGQPAEQEPFLPARDTRAMAAEERPAVPER, from the coding sequence ATGTCGACGGAGCAGACGGGAACCGGGGTGCAGGAGGGAACCGGGGCGCGGGCGGCGAAGCCGACCGAGCTGCCCAAGCGGTCGTGGAAGCAGGTGCTCAGGCGCACCATCGCCGGGTTCAGCAAGGACAACCTGAGCGACTGGGCCGCGGCGCTGACCTACTACAGCGTGCTCTCCCTGTTCCCCGGCCTGCTGGTGCTCACCGCCGTGCTCGGCCTGCTCGGGCCCTCGGCGACCCAGACCCTGATCGACAACATCAACACGGTCGTGCCGGGGCAGGGCAAGGACATCCTGGTCAACGCCATCGGCGAGCTGCAACGCTCGCAGGCTTCCGGGCTGCTCGCGATTGTGGGCCTGGCCGGTGCGCTGTGGTCGGCCTCCGGCTACATCGCCGCGTTCATGCGCGCCTCGAACGCGATCTACGAGATGCCCGAGGGCCGTCCGCTGTGGAAGACCGCGCCGCTGCGGCTGGGCCTGACGCTGGCGGTGGTCGTGGTGCTGGCGCTGTGCGCGGCCGGGGTGGTCGCCACCGGCGCGCTGGCCGAGGGGATCGGGCAGCTGCTGGGGGTCGGCTCCACCGGGGTGCTGGTGTGGGACATCGCCAAGTGGCCGATCATCGCCGCGCTGGTGGCCCTGGTGTTCGCGCTGCTGTACTGGGCCGCGCCGAACGTGCGGCAGCCGCGCTTCCGCTGGCTGAGCCCCGGCGGCGCGCTGGCGGTGCTGCTGTGGGTGCTGGCCTCGGCCGGGTTCGCGCTGTACGTGGCGAACTTCGGCTCCTACAACAAGACCTACGGCGCGCTGGCCGGGGTGATCGTGTTCCTGGTGTGGCTGTGGATCACCAACCTGGCCGTGCTGCTGGGCGCCGAGCTCGACGCCGAACTGGCCCGCGGCAAGCGGATCGCCGACGGCCAGCCCGCCGAGCAGGAGCCGTTCCTCCCCGCCAGGGACACCAGGGCGATGGCGGCGGAGGAACGGCCTGCCGTGCCGGAACGCTGA
- a CDS encoding inorganic phosphate transporter has protein sequence MDITLVVVIVLALGFDFTNGFHDAANAIASAVSTRALTLRAALAMAAVMNLIGALLGTAVAVTVASGVIDTPDGDHGLHVVLAALVGAIVWNLITWYFGLPSSSSHALIGGLVGAALASATTVHWSGVLMKVVVPMIISPTVGLLLGYGVMTAIMWIFRNGNMHRVGRGMRKAQIISSASLALGHGLQDAQKSMGVIVLALVIGHQQTGYHVPFWVVLVCALALGAGTYAGGLRIMRTMGRRIFHLTPAHGFAAEVSASSVLYLTAFAFGAPISTTHVITSAVMGVGATTRRSAVRWSVAADIAKGWVLTLPASAAVAAGTYGLISLF, from the coding sequence CTGGACATCACGCTGGTCGTGGTGATCGTGCTCGCCCTGGGCTTCGACTTCACCAACGGCTTCCACGACGCGGCCAACGCGATCGCCTCCGCGGTCTCCACCCGCGCGCTCACCCTGCGGGCCGCGCTGGCCATGGCCGCGGTGATGAACCTCATCGGCGCGCTGCTGGGCACCGCGGTCGCGGTCACCGTGGCCTCCGGGGTGATCGACACCCCGGACGGCGACCACGGGCTGCACGTGGTGCTGGCCGCGCTGGTCGGCGCGATCGTGTGGAACCTGATCACCTGGTACTTCGGGCTGCCGTCCTCCTCCTCGCACGCCCTGATCGGCGGCCTGGTGGGCGCGGCGCTGGCCTCGGCCACCACCGTGCACTGGTCCGGGGTGCTGATGAAGGTGGTCGTGCCGATGATCATCTCACCCACGGTCGGCCTGCTGCTGGGCTACGGGGTGATGACCGCGATCATGTGGATCTTCCGCAACGGCAACATGCACCGGGTCGGCCGGGGCATGCGCAAGGCCCAGATCATCTCCTCGGCCAGCCTGGCGCTGGGGCACGGGCTGCAGGACGCGCAGAAGAGCATGGGCGTGATCGTGCTGGCCCTGGTCATCGGCCACCAGCAGACCGGCTACCACGTGCCGTTCTGGGTGGTGCTGGTCTGCGCGCTGGCCCTGGGCGCGGGCACCTACGCCGGTGGCCTGCGGATCATGCGCACCATGGGCAGGCGGATCTTCCACCTGACCCCGGCGCACGGGTTCGCCGCCGAGGTCTCCGCCTCCTCGGTGCTGTACCTGACCGCGTTCGCCTTCGGCGCGCCGATCTCCACCACGCACGTGATCACCTCCGCGGTGATGGGCGTGGGCGCAACCACCCGCCGCTCCGCGGTGCGCTGGTCGGTGGCCGCGGACATCGCCAAGGGCTGGGTGCTCACCCTGCCGGCCTCGGCCGCGGTCGCGGCGGGCACCTACGGGCTGATCTCGCTGTTCTGA
- a CDS encoding DUF47 family protein → MRLSRRPTSPRFFELFADIGNNIAASAEVLREFVRSPDERRAELAERMHELEHTGDKATHEIIELLDRSFVTPFDRQDIYRLATRLDDVVDDMDAAVDLTVVYRVDVLPEGVDHQVELLSRAAQLTAGAMKRLADPHGLTDYWVEINSLEDEADKVYRQLLSRLFDGRTEALEVIKLKEVVDQLEAAADAFEHIADVVRTIAVKES, encoded by the coding sequence ATGCGACTGAGCCGGAGACCCACCAGCCCGCGTTTCTTCGAGCTGTTCGCCGACATCGGCAACAACATCGCCGCGAGTGCCGAGGTGCTGCGGGAGTTCGTGCGCTCACCCGATGAGCGCCGGGCCGAGCTGGCCGAGCGCATGCACGAGCTGGAGCACACCGGGGACAAGGCCACGCACGAGATCATCGAGCTGCTGGACCGCTCCTTCGTCACCCCCTTCGACCGCCAGGACATCTACCGGCTGGCCACCCGGCTGGACGACGTGGTCGACGACATGGACGCCGCGGTGGACCTGACCGTGGTGTACCGGGTGGACGTGCTGCCCGAGGGCGTTGACCACCAGGTGGAGCTGCTGAGCAGGGCCGCGCAGCTGACCGCGGGGGCGATGAAGCGGCTGGCCGACCCGCACGGGCTGACCGATTACTGGGTCGAGATCAACTCGCTGGAGGACGAGGCGGACAAGGTGTACCGCCAGCTGCTCTCCCGCCTGTTCGACGGGCGGACCGAGGCGCTGGAGGTCATCAAGCTCAAGGAGGTCGTCGACCAGCTGGAGGCGGCCGCCGACGCCTTCGAGCACATCGCGGACGTGGTGCGCACCATCGCGGTCAAGGAATCCTGA
- a CDS encoding glutaminase, with the protein MAVSEQQVTGSGDLVAVLASVFAEVAPGAGGQGRVADYIPALSEVDPGGFGFAAADLAGRAVGVGDWQAPFSIQSVSKVFSLALVLAAEGEALWRRVGREPSGNPFNSLVQLEYESGIPRNPFINAGALVVTDRLLSLTGDARGAVRDFLRAESGNERVDFDVSVARSETAHGDRNAALAHLMASYGNLENPVPQVLEHYFWQCSITMSCRDLALAGSFLARHGVRADGSRLLSRSEAKRVNSVMLTCGAYDAAGEFAYRVGLPGKSGVGGGILAVVPGRYSLCTWSPALDERGNSVAGVAALDRFTTLTGLSVF; encoded by the coding sequence ATGGCCGTGTCAGAGCAGCAGGTCACCGGCTCAGGGGACCTGGTCGCCGTGCTGGCGAGCGTCTTCGCCGAGGTCGCGCCGGGCGCGGGCGGGCAGGGCCGGGTGGCCGACTACATCCCGGCGCTGTCCGAAGTGGACCCCGGCGGTTTCGGCTTCGCCGCCGCGGACCTGGCCGGGCGGGCGGTGGGGGTGGGGGACTGGCAGGCGCCGTTCTCCATCCAGAGTGTGTCCAAGGTGTTCTCCCTCGCCCTGGTGCTGGCCGCGGAGGGCGAGGCGCTGTGGCGGCGGGTGGGGCGCGAGCCCTCGGGCAACCCGTTCAACTCGCTGGTGCAGCTGGAGTACGAGAGCGGAATTCCGCGGAACCCTTTCATCAACGCCGGCGCGCTGGTGGTGACCGACCGGCTGCTCTCCCTCACCGGGGACGCCCGGGGCGCGGTGCGCGATTTCCTGCGGGCGGAGAGCGGGAACGAGCGGGTCGACTTCGATGTCTCGGTGGCCCGTTCGGAGACCGCGCACGGCGACCGGAACGCGGCTTTGGCGCATCTGATGGCCAGTTATGGCAATCTGGAGAATCCCGTGCCGCAGGTGCTCGAACACTATTTCTGGCAGTGCTCGATCACGATGAGCTGCCGGGATCTCGCCTTGGCCGGTTCGTTCCTCGCCCGGCACGGCGTGCGCGCGGATGGTTCACGGTTGTTGTCGCGCAGCGAGGCGAAAAGGGTCAACTCGGTCATGCTGACCTGTGGCGCCTATGACGCGGCCGGGGAGTTCGCCTACCGGGTCGGGCTGCCCGGCAAGAGCGGGGTCGGCGGCGGCATCCTGGCCGTGGTGCCGGGGCGGTACTCGCTGTGCACGTGGAGCCCGGCGCTGGACGAGCGTGGGAACTCGGTCGCCGGCGTGGCCGCGTTGGACCGGTTCACCACGCTCACCGGGCTTTCGGTGTTCTAA
- a CDS encoding mersacidin/lichenicidin family type 2 lantibiotic produces the protein MDIVRVWKDAEYRRSLGIVAHPAGEVNLSDAALANVAGGARPTWVCPSKVVCQTTPTTTTTTTAQTAKSVCVCP, from the coding sequence ATGGACATTGTGCGCGTGTGGAAGGACGCGGAGTACCGGCGTTCGCTGGGCATCGTGGCGCACCCGGCCGGTGAGGTGAACCTCTCCGACGCCGCACTGGCCAACGTGGCCGGTGGCGCCCGCCCGACCTGGGTCTGCCCGAGCAAGGTCGTGTGCCAGACCACGCCCACCACGACCACCACGACCACCGCGCAGACCGCCAAGAGCGTCTGCGTCTGCCCGTAA